From a single Arthrobacter sp. SLBN-112 genomic region:
- a CDS encoding PHP domain-containing protein, producing the protein MDAVAALNEIAFWLERGRAATFKVQAFRKAAAAIGPLGPEEVAARARTGRLKSMKGIGDRTFAVIRQAVDGQVPDYLADLREKGATPLASGGTEIREALRGDLHSHSEWSDGGSPIELMVAAAEVLGREYLALTDHSPNLTIANGLSAERLKDQLDVVAAVNGNGGGTRLLTGIEVDILESGQLDQEPELLDRLDIVVASVHSKLRADRKTMTARMLGGIQDPHTNVLGHCTGRLVEGSRGTRPPSEFDAKEVFAACAEHHVAVEINSRPERQDPPDALIQLALEAGCLFSIDSDAHAPGQLDFLQYGAQRAARNGVPAERIITTWPVEELLAWAGKG; encoded by the coding sequence ATGGATGCCGTCGCAGCGCTCAATGAGATTGCTTTCTGGCTGGAGCGCGGACGCGCCGCCACCTTCAAGGTCCAGGCCTTCCGGAAAGCGGCGGCCGCCATCGGCCCGCTTGGCCCTGAAGAAGTTGCGGCCAGGGCCCGGACCGGGCGGCTGAAGTCCATGAAGGGCATCGGCGACCGCACCTTCGCGGTGATCAGGCAGGCGGTGGACGGCCAGGTCCCCGATTACCTGGCGGACCTCCGGGAGAAGGGTGCCACGCCGCTGGCCTCCGGGGGCACGGAGATCCGCGAGGCGCTGAGGGGGGACCTGCACAGCCACAGCGAATGGTCCGACGGCGGCTCCCCCATTGAGCTGATGGTGGCTGCGGCGGAGGTGCTGGGCCGGGAGTACCTGGCCCTGACGGACCACTCACCCAACCTCACCATCGCCAACGGGCTGTCAGCCGAGCGCTTGAAGGACCAGCTGGACGTGGTGGCAGCGGTCAACGGCAACGGCGGGGGCACCAGGCTCCTGACAGGAATCGAAGTGGACATCCTGGAGTCCGGCCAACTGGACCAGGAACCGGAACTGCTGGACCGCCTGGACATCGTGGTGGCCAGCGTCCATTCAAAGCTCCGCGCGGACAGGAAGACCATGACCGCCCGGATGCTCGGCGGCATCCAGGATCCGCACACCAACGTCCTGGGCCACTGCACGGGCCGGCTGGTGGAAGGTTCACGCGGAACCCGGCCGCCGTCGGAATTCGACGCCAAGGAAGTGTTTGCCGCATGCGCGGAACATCATGTGGCCGTCGAGATCAATTCCCGCCCGGAACGGCAGGACCCACCCGATGCCCTGATCCAGCTGGCACTGGAGGCCGGCTGCCTGTTCTCGATCGACAGCGACGCCCACGCACCCGGGCAGCTGGATTTCCTGCAGTACGGCGCCCAACGGGCGGCCCGGAACGGCGTGCCGGCCGAGCGCATCATCACCACCTGGCCGGTGGAGGAACTGCTTGCCTGGGCCGGCAAGGGATAG
- a CDS encoding DMT family transporter: protein MPPTSPAQEPLTTAQAAVKPVTALGVAAMVVTVVLWASAFVGIRAIGPHFSPGSLTLGRLAIAAVVLAFLVVPQLLKSRVLPRGREWLPIFAYGVMWFGGYNVALNAAEHILDAGTSALLINVNPILVAIMAGIFLKEGFPRWLLIGSTVAFAGVALIALGSGQPRSGESSTADLAGVALCLLAAVLAAISVIIQKPVVRKFPAAQATWFGIVVGAVCCLPFAGQLASEVQEAPAQATLGLLYLGVFPTAIAFTTWAYALSLVDAGKLAATTYLVPGTTVFISWLLLGEIPTAWGLVGGLVCLAGVGLTRRRTGVRRRQRRLRR from the coding sequence ATGCCGCCAACAAGCCCCGCCCAGGAACCGCTGACCACCGCACAAGCAGCAGTGAAGCCCGTGACGGCCCTTGGCGTGGCCGCCATGGTGGTCACGGTGGTTCTGTGGGCGTCGGCGTTCGTTGGAATCCGGGCCATCGGCCCCCACTTCTCCCCCGGTTCCCTGACCCTGGGCAGGCTGGCGATTGCCGCCGTCGTACTGGCCTTCCTGGTGGTGCCGCAACTGCTCAAGAGCCGGGTACTGCCCCGGGGACGGGAATGGCTGCCCATTTTCGCCTATGGCGTGATGTGGTTCGGAGGCTACAACGTGGCCCTGAACGCCGCCGAGCACATCCTCGACGCCGGCACCAGTGCCCTGCTGATCAACGTCAACCCCATCCTGGTGGCAATCATGGCCGGCATCTTCCTCAAGGAAGGCTTCCCACGCTGGCTGCTCATCGGCAGCACCGTGGCATTCGCGGGCGTCGCACTGATCGCCCTCGGCTCCGGGCAGCCACGTTCCGGGGAAAGTTCGACGGCGGACCTGGCCGGCGTGGCGCTTTGCCTCCTTGCCGCGGTGCTCGCCGCAATCAGCGTCATCATCCAGAAGCCGGTGGTACGGAAGTTCCCGGCCGCGCAGGCAACCTGGTTTGGCATCGTGGTGGGAGCTGTGTGCTGCCTGCCCTTCGCCGGCCAATTGGCCTCCGAAGTGCAGGAAGCCCCGGCACAGGCCACGCTGGGGCTGCTGTACCTGGGTGTTTTCCCCACCGCCATCGCCTTCACCACTTGGGCCTATGCGTTGTCCCTGGTGGACGCAGGGAAGCTGGCCGCCACCACGTACCTGGTCCCCGGCACCACGGTCTTCATCTCCTGGCTCCTGCTTGGCGAGATCCCCACCGCCTGGGGACTGGTGGGCGGCCTGGTGTGCCTGGCGGGAGTGGGGCTTACCCGGCGCCGGACCGGGGTCCGCCGACGGCAACGGCGGCTTCGGCGCTAG
- a CDS encoding membrane protein — MNLTVAGTAMGAFVAFMSLQFGLWGFLVSLLFMAIGALLGRAAEGKLDLRGVLDAITGRRSSS; from the coding sequence GTGAATCTCACCGTGGCAGGCACCGCCATGGGCGCCTTCGTTGCCTTCATGTCCCTGCAGTTCGGCCTGTGGGGCTTCCTTGTCTCCCTGCTTTTCATGGCCATCGGAGCGCTCCTGGGCCGTGCCGCCGAAGGGAAGCTTGACCTGCGCGGCGTGTTGGATGCCATCACCGGCCGGCGCTCGTCCTCATGA
- a CDS encoding Asp23/Gls24 family envelope stress response protein, whose product MEYQNPQPVVPKRPAASPAPGPGRTVISETAVAKVAGIAARSVPGVYSLGSGPSRALGAIRDAVGSSDHAAGVHAEVGETQVAVDITLVASYGTPLHALANDVRAAVYRAVEELVGLQVIEVNVEITDVYVPPPVKTIAPAAPEREALL is encoded by the coding sequence ATGGAATACCAGAACCCACAACCCGTGGTGCCAAAACGTCCTGCTGCAAGCCCGGCCCCGGGTCCGGGCCGGACGGTAATTTCAGAGACTGCCGTCGCAAAGGTGGCGGGAATCGCCGCCCGTTCGGTTCCCGGCGTCTACTCCCTGGGTTCGGGCCCGTCCCGTGCCTTGGGCGCCATCCGCGACGCCGTCGGAAGTTCCGATCACGCTGCCGGCGTCCACGCGGAAGTGGGTGAAACGCAGGTAGCTGTTGATATCACCCTGGTGGCAAGTTACGGCACGCCGCTTCACGCGCTGGCCAATGATGTCCGCGCCGCTGTCTACCGCGCTGTCGAGGAACTGGTGGGGCTTCAGGTCATTGAGGTGAATGTCGAAATCACGGACGTCTATGTGCCGCCGCCGGTCAAGACAATTGCGCCCGCTGCTCCCGAACGGGAGGCGCTGCTGTGA
- a CDS encoding glycoside hydrolase family 68 protein → MHKHPQHRLLRWRPAAAALAAAVAASAFLAVPSAQANEPSDPPAVQQLPAPTPGFPLPTQHTQQALDPASDFTSKWTRADAKQIMAQSDESVAPGTNSMSPDVTMPEIPEDFPTMNDDVWVWDTWSLTDENANQISYKGWDVIFSLVADRHAGYGFDQRHWNARIGYFFRKTNADPAKDKWNYGGHLFLDNTSIGNTEWSGSTRLMQGNHVNVFYTATTFYDVAERNAGGGGIAPDAAIAKALGNIHADQNGVTFDGFEHTKLLEPDGKMYQTKAQNPGFAFRDPYTFADPAHPGKTFMVFEGNTGGNRGDYQCKGEDLGYQAGDPHAENVNDVQNSGAYYQTANVGLAVADNKDLTKWSFLPPILSANCVNDQTERPQIFIQNEGGKNKYYLFTISHQFTYAAGMRGPDGVYGFVGDGVRSDYQPMNNSGLALGSPTDLNLPANAPESPSAKQNGRQFQAYSHYVQPGGLVQSFIDNVNGVRGGSLSPTVKINFRDGVSQVDRSFGRNGLGPFGYLPTNVRVGGEGLYK, encoded by the coding sequence ATGCACAAGCACCCCCAACACCGGCTGCTGCGGTGGCGCCCCGCCGCCGCGGCACTGGCAGCAGCCGTTGCGGCCTCGGCCTTCCTGGCCGTCCCCTCGGCCCAGGCCAACGAGCCGTCCGATCCGCCCGCCGTTCAGCAGCTGCCGGCCCCCACCCCAGGCTTCCCCCTGCCGACGCAACACACCCAGCAGGCCCTCGATCCGGCGTCGGACTTCACCTCCAAGTGGACCCGCGCGGACGCCAAGCAGATCATGGCGCAGAGCGACGAGTCGGTCGCCCCGGGCACGAACTCCATGAGTCCGGATGTCACCATGCCGGAAATCCCCGAGGATTTCCCCACCATGAACGATGACGTCTGGGTCTGGGACACCTGGTCCCTGACGGACGAGAACGCCAACCAGATCAGCTACAAGGGCTGGGACGTCATCTTCTCCCTGGTGGCTGACCGCCATGCCGGCTACGGCTTCGACCAGCGCCACTGGAACGCCAGGATCGGCTACTTCTTCCGGAAGACCAATGCGGATCCGGCCAAGGACAAGTGGAACTACGGCGGCCACCTGTTCCTGGACAACACCTCCATCGGCAACACCGAGTGGTCCGGTTCAACCCGGCTCATGCAGGGCAACCACGTAAACGTCTTCTACACGGCCACCACCTTCTACGATGTGGCCGAGCGGAACGCAGGCGGCGGCGGGATTGCTCCCGACGCAGCCATCGCCAAGGCGCTGGGCAACATCCACGCGGACCAGAACGGCGTCACGTTCGACGGCTTCGAGCACACCAAGCTGCTGGAGCCGGACGGAAAGATGTACCAGACCAAGGCACAGAACCCCGGCTTCGCTTTCCGCGACCCTTACACGTTCGCGGACCCGGCCCACCCGGGCAAGACCTTCATGGTGTTCGAAGGCAACACCGGCGGCAACCGCGGCGACTACCAGTGCAAGGGAGAGGACCTCGGCTACCAGGCGGGCGACCCGCATGCCGAGAACGTCAACGACGTCCAGAACAGCGGCGCGTACTACCAGACCGCAAACGTGGGCCTGGCCGTGGCGGACAACAAGGACCTCACCAAGTGGTCCTTCCTGCCGCCCATCCTCTCCGCCAACTGCGTGAACGACCAGACGGAGCGTCCGCAGATCTTCATCCAGAATGAGGGCGGCAAGAACAAGTACTACCTGTTCACCATCAGCCACCAGTTCACCTACGCGGCCGGCATGCGCGGTCCCGACGGCGTCTACGGCTTTGTGGGCGATGGCGTCCGCTCGGACTACCAGCCCATGAACAACAGCGGGCTGGCGCTGGGGTCCCCGACGGACCTCAACCTGCCGGCCAATGCCCCGGAGAGCCCGTCCGCCAAGCAGAACGGCCGGCAGTTCCAGGCATATTCGCACTATGTCCAGCCCGGCGGCCTGGTGCAGTCCTTCATCGACAACGTCAATGGCGTCCGCGGCGGTTCCCTGTCGCCGACGGTGAAGATCAACTTCCGTGACGGCGTATCCCAGGTGGACAGGAGCTTTGGCCGGAACGGCCTCGGCCCGTTCGGCTACCTGCCCACCAACGTCAGGGTTGGCGGCGAGGGCCTCTACAAGTAG
- a CDS encoding DsbA family protein, which translates to MLSPQAPARNTPRLVRKIIWILLAVIVVGGVAWYALFTATKPRQAAAPAAGAEQLVRADSNRLTMPSGEKAQLVEFLDFECPSCGAIHPFVEELKAEFGDRITFVNRYFPLSAHPNSGQAALAAEAAAQQGQYQQMAGKLFDNQAQWAGSQQSQAPLFRTYAGQLGLNLEKFDAAVADPKTEERILADIADGNALGVSGTPTFFLNGEKLALSTKADFRQKLADAVK; encoded by the coding sequence ATGCTCTCCCCCCAGGCTCCTGCCCGTAATACCCCGCGTCTTGTCAGGAAAATCATCTGGATCCTGCTGGCCGTCATTGTGGTGGGCGGCGTCGCCTGGTATGCCCTCTTCACCGCCACCAAACCCCGCCAGGCGGCTGCCCCGGCCGCCGGGGCGGAACAGTTGGTCCGTGCGGACAGCAACAGGCTCACCATGCCAAGCGGGGAGAAGGCGCAGTTGGTGGAATTCCTGGACTTCGAGTGCCCGTCCTGCGGCGCCATCCATCCCTTTGTGGAGGAGCTCAAAGCCGAGTTTGGTGACAGGATCACCTTCGTCAACAGGTACTTTCCGTTGTCTGCCCACCCCAATTCAGGCCAGGCCGCGCTGGCAGCGGAGGCGGCCGCGCAACAGGGCCAGTACCAGCAGATGGCAGGCAAACTGTTCGACAACCAGGCCCAGTGGGCCGGAAGCCAGCAATCCCAGGCGCCCCTGTTCCGGACCTATGCCGGGCAGTTGGGCCTCAACCTCGAAAAGTTCGATGCCGCCGTCGCCGACCCAAAAACCGAGGAGCGGATCCTGGCCGATATCGCCGACGGCAATGCCCTTGGCGTCAGCGGCACGCCCACCTTCTTCCTCAACGGCGAGAAGCTGGCACTGAGCACCAAGGCGGACTTCCGGCAGAAGCTGGCCGACGCCGTCAAGTAG